One stretch of Juglans microcarpa x Juglans regia isolate MS1-56 chromosome 3D, Jm3101_v1.0, whole genome shotgun sequence DNA includes these proteins:
- the LOC121253886 gene encoding uncharacterized protein LOC121253886, producing MAAELDIAYGYKTRPSSLLSSIFMSTLNAAAKTLVSVARTEQAEKWKAADHLRFVVMLLTWMAVWVLRFLMDYLPCSNIGPSPQYLLGFSSAESLDFPSTSLSSSSSSMLSSFPSLDLVVHEGVDGSSVQALGRALSQILVLLTEIPATSGKYQFAMAMADRIMDENARYGHVVLLHINRTALASAFARTSNLLYRALERSQGDQDDDSSSYAWTTRVIRALPMGSYLTSYMKGLGFCVSAIMSTVANINAAAGTHQKRRRQVGIDHHVEEVTAEKLAQELFWMTTKLRDYGAVDEALVQWSFASGLASFSLTANVRVQGFIVKISAILFRELVGEDLVISSQVKFRILLFWLPLFCHASNGLAYPVLSRFEKMEVERAIDEALSTLPAADQEVILTNWLQDFTIAASDWPNLQSSYDRWCQSSRKVVT from the exons ATGGCAGCAGAGCTAGACATAGCATATGGGTACAAGACCAGGCCTTCATCTCTCTTGAGCTCCATTTTCATGTCCACCTTGAACGCTGCAGCGAAGACGCTCGTTTCCGTGGCGAGAACCGAGCAGGCGGAGAAGTGGAAGGCGGCGGACCACCTGCGGTTCGTGGTGATGCTGCTGACTTGGATGGCGGTGTGGGTTCTTAGGTTTTTGATGGATTACTTGCCTTGCTCCAATATTGGCCCTTCTCCTCAATATCTCCTTGGCTTCTCCTCTGCCGAATCGTTGGACTTTCCGTCAACATCCTTgtcatcatcttcctcttccatGTTGTCTTCCTTTCCTTCCTTGGATTTAGTTGTTCATGAAGGTGTTGATGGATCCTCTGTCCAAGCCCTTGGTAGGGCACTCTCACAA ATTCTTGTGCTCCTCACCGAAATCCCAGCCACATCGGGGAAATACCAGTTTGCGATGGCTATGGCTGACAGGATAATGGACGAGAATGCAAGATACGGCCACGTGGTGCTTCTCCACATCAATCGTACGGCTCTCGCTTCGGCATTCGCCCGCACGTCAAACCTTCTATACCGGGCACTGGAACGCTCCCAAGGAGATCAAGACGATGACAGCAGCTCTTATGCGTGGACCACGCGCGTCATCCGGGCGCTGCCCATGGGCTCCTACTTGACATCTTACATGAAAGGGCTGGGCTTTTGTGTGAGCGCCATAATGTCGACTGTGGCAAATATCAATGCCGCCGCAGGCACGCATCAGAAGAGGAGGAGGCAAGTTGGGATAGATCATCACGTGGAGGAGGTGACGGCAGAGAAGCTGGCTCAGGAGCTTTTTTGGATGACCACAAAGCTTAGGGATTATGGAGCTGTGGATGAAGCTTTGGTGCAATGGAGCTTTGCCTCTGGTTTAGCCTCCTTCTCTCTTACTGCTAATGTTAGGGTTCAAGGCTTCATCGTGAAGATCTCAG CTATATTATTTCGAGAGCTTGTTGGAGAAGACCTGGTGATTTCGAGCCAAGTAAAGTTCAGGATACTATTGTTTTGGCTTCCATTATTTTGCCATGCAAGCAACGGACTGGCATATCCTGTCCTGTCAAGGTTCGAAAAGATGGAAGTAGAAAGAGCCATAGATGAAGCACTCTCCACCTTACCTGCAGCGGATCAAGAAGTCATTCTCACTAATTGGCTGCAAGATTTTACCATTGCTGCTTCGGATTGGCCCAATCTCCAATCTTCTTACGATCGTTGGTGCCAATCTAGTCGTAAAGTTGTGACATAG